The proteins below are encoded in one region of Chaetodon trifascialis isolate fChaTrf1 chromosome 11, fChaTrf1.hap1, whole genome shotgun sequence:
- the mrpl34 gene encoding large ribosomal subunit protein bL34m, protein MNILRSSFSRLRGITNVTSIAAGNLAVTGTSHLRLISSWVVPRAAAGLQISRCGPLSSQAEGSGVFQQLPWQYQQIRTRKRGTEYQPKNIKRKRTHGWIKRLSSKSGIEVILRRMLKGRKSLSH, encoded by the exons atgaacattttaCGGTCGTCTTTTTCCCGACTGCGCGGAATAACCAATGTCACCAG CATCGCTGCAGGGAACCTTGCTGTAACTGGCACCTCTCACCTTAGATTAATCAGCAGCTGGGTTGTAcccagagcagctgcaggacttCAGATTTCCAGATGTGGGCCGCTTTCTTCACAAGCTGAGGGTTCAGGAGTGTTCCAGCAGCTTCCGTGGCAATACCAGCAGATACGGACACGGAAAAGAGGAACAGAGTACCAGCCCAAGAATATCAAACGCAAGAGGACTCACGGCTGGATCAAGAGGCTCAGCTCAAAAAGCGGCATCGAAGTGATTCTGCGGCGCATGTTGAAGGGACGGAAATCACTCTCACACTGA
- the LOC139338525 gene encoding DET1- and DDB1-associated protein 1-like → MEKGDFLKGLPVYNKNNFSRFHADSVCKASNRRPSVYLPTREYPSEQIIVTEKTNILLRYLHQQWDKKNAARKREQDQTEGENTAPPRKIARTDSRELNDDS, encoded by the exons ATGGAGAAG GGAGATTTCCTGAAGGGACTGCCTGtctacaacaaaaacaacttcagCAGGTTCCATGCTGATTCTGTATGTAAAGCATCA aACCGTCGACCATCTGTGTATCTTCCAACCCGGGAATATCCATCAGAGCAGA tCATTGTCACAGAGAAGACGAACATCCTACTGCGATATCTTCATCAGCAGTGGGACAAAAAG AATGCAGCCAGAAAGCGAGAGCAGGATCAAACAGAGGGGGAGAACACAGCACCTCCACGGAAAATCGCTAGAACAGACAGCCGGGAGCTGAACGACGATTCATAA
- the LOC139339323 gene encoding protein ABHD8-like — translation MLTSITEGILCCLTGKAASLVLPLESSEPSDGFEFVEVKPGRVLRVRHIIPERQPVVTEEQVAGKEKTNGDGDDGGSPEDFNSESNTGSSVHCKRKITVYRNGQLVIENLGDVLHSEILQCQDGDLEPCSTVEVELADYKEIPSSPDPNPVPPPVPPSLGEQKPAPPPRRRRRKPKRTVLIDSKRVVSSCKGTHSDVAIFFVHGVGGSLDIWSSQLDFFSRLGYEVIAPDLAGHGASTAPQIAAAYTFYALAEDLRAIFKRYARKRNILIGHSYGVSFCTFLAHEYPDLVHKVVMINGGGPTALEPSLCSIFQLPSCVLHCLSPCLAWSFLKAGFARQGAKEKQLLKQGNAFNVSPFVLRAMMSGQYWPEGDEVYHAELTVPILLVHGMCDKFVPMDEDQRMAEILLFAFLKVIEEGSHMVMMECPDTVNTLLHEFFLWEPDMSRKDSCKTDTEKTVALSDTIHTLKINKPMDK, via the exons ATGCTGACCAGTATTACTGAAGGCATACTGTGCTGCCTGACTGGGAAGGCTGCCAGCCTGGTCTTGCCCCTGGAGTCATCAGAACCCTCTGATGGTTTTGAGTTTGTGGAGGTGAAACCCGGGAGAGTCCTGCGAGTGCGACACATCATCCCAGAGCGTCAGCCTGTAGTAACGGAAGAGCAAGTTGCAGGCAAGGAGAAGACGAATGGCGACGGTGACGATGGCGGCTCTCCTGAGGATTTTAACAGTGAGAGCAATACTGGCAGCAGCGTCCACTGCAAGAGGAAGATCACTGTCTACCGCAACGGCCAGCTGGTGATTGAGAATCTCGGTGATGTTTTGCACTCTGAGATCCTGCAGTGTCAGGATGGGGATCTGGAGCCTTGCAGCACTGTAGAGGTAGAGCTGGCTGACTACAAAGAAATACCCTCTTCTCCAGACCCCAaccctgttcctcctccagtTCCTCCATCCCTTGGGGAACAGAaacctgctccacctcctcgcCGCCGCCGTCGCAAGCCCAAGCGCACAGTGCTAATCGACTCAAAGAGGGTGGTCTCGAGCTGCAAAGGGACGCACTCGGACGTAGCGATTTTCTTCGTGCATGGCGTGGGAGGTTCTCTGGACATTTGGAGCAGCCAGCTGGACTTCTTCTCTCGGCTTGGCTATGAGGTCATTGCGCCCGACCTGGCGGGACATGGAGCCAGCACTGCCCCACAGATTGCAGCAGCTTACACTTTTTATGCCCTTGCAGAGGACCTTCGTGCCATCTTTAAGAGATATGCTCGAAAACGCAACATTCTCATTGGCCACTCATATGG GGTGTCATTTTGCACCTTTCTGGCCCATGAATATCCTGATCTGGTCCATAAGGTGGTGATGATCAATGGAGGAGGCCCCACAGCTCTGGAGCCCAGCCTTTGCTCCATCTTTCAGCTGCCATCTTGTGTTCTGCACTGTCTGTCACCCTGTCTGGCCTGGAGCTTTCTCAA AGCTGGATTTGCCCGTCAGGGTgccaaagaaaagcagctgttGAAACAAGGCAATGCCTTCAACGTGTCTCCATTTGTCCTGCGAGCCATGATGAGTGGCCAATACTGGCCCGAGGGGGATGAGGTCTACCATGCCGAGCTCACTGTGCCTATCCTTCTGGTTCATGGCATGTGTGACAAATTTGTGCCCATGGATGAGGACCAGCGCATGGCAGAG ATCCTTCTGTTTGCGTTCCTGAAAGTCATTGAGGAAGGAAGTCACATGGTCATGATGGAGTGTCCTGACACTGTCAACACCCTCCTGCATGAGTTCTTTCTATGGGAGCCTGACATGTCTCGAAAAGACAGCTgcaagacagacacagagaagacagtTGCTCTCAGTGACACTATCCACACACTGAAAATCAATAAGCCGATGGACAAATAA